A single region of the Vicia villosa cultivar HV-30 ecotype Madison, WI linkage group LG4, Vvil1.0, whole genome shotgun sequence genome encodes:
- the LOC131600042 gene encoding seed lectin-like produces MATNNFQVQKSFSLVILFSLTFFLLLVTNVTSTESISFSFTKFNPNQKNLILQGDAAVKPTGILELTKVETGNPVSNSLGRALYASPIRIHDNATGNLASFTTSFSFVLKAPDRLKAADGLAFFLAPVDTQPQKPGGFLGLFKDKNVDKSSQIVAVEFDTFFNQEWDPQGRHIGIDINSIDSVKTTSFALVNGQEANAFITYEASTKTLSASLVFPFRQTSYIVSTVTDLRETLPEFVRVGFSASTGVSEGLVETHDILSWSFQSNLDNDNVLRSSV; encoded by the coding sequence ATGGCAACCAATAATTTCCAAGTCcaaaagtctttctctcttgtcATACTATTTTCTTTAACTTTCTTCCTTTTGTTAGTTACCAATGTTACCTCAACCGAATCCATTTCCTTTTCCTTCACCAAGTTCAACCCAAACCAAAAAAACCTCATCTTACAAGGTGATGCAGCTGTTAAGCCAACAGGGATATTAGAACTCACAAAAGTCGAAACTGGAAACCCAGTCTCAAACTCTCTTGGCCGTGCCCTATATGCTTCACCTATTCGCATTCACGACAACGCCACCGGAAACCTTGCAAGTTTCACCACTTCCTTTTCCTTTGTCCTCAAAGCACCAGACAGACTCAAAGCTGCTGATGGCCTCGCATTCTTCCTTGCCCCGGTGGATACTCAGCCGCAAAAACCCGGTGGATTCCTAGGACTTTTCAAAGACAAAAATGTCGATAAATCTAGCCAAATTGTCGCTGTTGAATTCGACACTTTTTTCAATCAGGAATGGGATCCACAAGGTAGACATATTGGTATTGATATAAACTCTATCGATTCCGTTAAAACTACCTCTTTTGCTTTGGTTAATGGCCAAGAAGCCAATGCTTTTATAACCTATGAGGCTTCCACTAAAACTTTGTCTGCTTCTCTGGTTTTCCCTTTCCGTCAAACAAGTTATATTGTTTCCACTGTTACTGATTTGAGGGAAACTCTTCCTGAGTTTGTGAGGGTTGGTTTCTCAGCTTCTACTGGTGTTTCTGAAGGCTTGGTTGAGACTCATGATATTCTTTCTTGGTCTTTTCAGTCCAATTTGGACAACGACAATGTGCTTCGTAGTTCTGTGTAA